One window of Pseudomonas sp. ML2-2023-3 genomic DNA carries:
- a CDS encoding TerC family protein, whose amino-acid sequence MEWIADPTAWLGLLTLIVLELVLGIDNLVFIAILADKLPPEQRDRARVIGLTLALVMRLGLLASISWIVTLTAPLFEVFDKSFSGRDLIMLFGGLFLLFKATMELHERLEGHVAERTSNMGYAMFWPIVAQIVVLDAVFSLDAVVTAVGMVEHLSVMMIAVVFSIGLMIIASKPLTKFVNSHPTVIMLCLGFLMMIGFSLTAEGLGFHIPKGYLYAAIGFSILIEVLNQIARARRKKSVQGLRPMRERTAHAVLRLLGGRTLNADEVGEDIADMLEGGEDKEVFHRRERVMISGVLQLAERPIRTVMTPRAEIDHIDLADSADTIRTTLMHSSYSRLPLIREGRVDEPLGFIHKKELLKELLAGHEPDLEAMARKAINLLDSFTILNALEQMRKESTHIAFVINEFGDFIGLLTMTDILESIAGELPDASEIEGPNIVAREDGYLVSGALNLSQIRQHIGFAAKATDDYQTIAGMVMSLLDRLPMIGDKLEWEGWTMTVVEVEERRVTRVLLSKPAEVLA is encoded by the coding sequence ATGGAATGGATTGCAGATCCCACGGCCTGGCTCGGCCTGTTGACGTTGATTGTGCTGGAACTGGTACTGGGCATTGATAACCTGGTGTTTATCGCCATCCTGGCGGACAAGTTGCCGCCGGAGCAGCGCGACCGTGCCCGGGTGATCGGTCTTACCCTTGCACTGGTGATGCGCCTGGGCCTGCTGGCCAGCATCTCGTGGATCGTCACGCTGACGGCGCCGTTGTTTGAAGTGTTCGACAAATCGTTCTCGGGTCGCGACCTGATCATGCTGTTCGGTGGTCTGTTCCTGTTGTTCAAGGCGACGATGGAGTTGCATGAACGACTGGAAGGGCATGTGGCCGAACGTACATCAAACATGGGCTACGCCATGTTCTGGCCGATCGTGGCGCAGATTGTGGTGCTCGATGCCGTGTTCTCCCTGGATGCCGTAGTGACTGCTGTGGGCATGGTTGAACACCTGTCGGTGATGATGATCGCGGTGGTGTTCTCGATCGGCTTGATGATCATTGCCAGCAAACCCCTGACCAAATTCGTCAACAGTCATCCGACAGTGATCATGCTGTGTCTGGGCTTCCTGATGATGATCGGCTTCAGCCTGACCGCCGAAGGCCTGGGCTTCCACATTCCCAAGGGCTACCTGTATGCAGCCATCGGCTTCTCGATTCTGATCGAAGTGCTGAACCAGATTGCCCGTGCGCGTCGCAAGAAAAGCGTGCAGGGTCTGCGCCCGATGCGCGAGCGTACGGCTCATGCAGTCTTGCGTTTGCTGGGCGGTCGTACCTTGAATGCAGATGAAGTGGGCGAAGACATTGCTGACATGCTTGAAGGCGGCGAAGACAAGGAAGTTTTCCACCGACGCGAACGCGTGATGATCAGTGGCGTACTGCAACTGGCAGAGCGCCCGATTCGTACCGTGATGACGCCTCGGGCCGAGATCGATCATATCGACCTCGCGGATTCAGCAGACACCATTCGTACGACGCTGATGCACTCGTCGTACTCTCGACTGCCGCTGATCCGCGAAGGCCGGGTTGACGAGCCGCTGGGCTTTATTCATAAAAAGGAATTGCTCAAAGAGCTGTTGGCAGGTCACGAACCTGATCTGGAAGCCATGGCCCGCAAGGCAATCAACCTGCTGGACAGTTTCACGATACTCAATGCTCTGGAGCAGATGCGCAAAGAGTCGACGCACATTGCGTTCGTCATCAACGAGTTCGGTGACTTTATCGGCCTGTTGACCATGACCGACATTCTGGAGTCCATTGCCGGCGAACTGCCGGATGCCAGCGAGATCGAAGGGCCCAATATCGTTGCCCGCGAGGATGGTTACCTGGTCAGTGGTGCATTGAACCTGAGCCAGATCCGTCAGCACATCGGCTTTGCGGCCAAGGCTACGGATGACTATCAGACAATAGCCGGGATGGTCATGAGTTTGCTGGATCGCCTGCCGATGATTGGCGACAAGCTGGAGTGGGAAGGCTGGACCATGACTGTGGTCGAGGTAGAAGAGCGTCGAGTGACGCGGGTGTTGCTGAGCAAGCCTGCAGAGGTTTTGGCTTAA
- a CDS encoding LysR substrate-binding domain-containing protein: MDKIRHVPSLQGLQALVEVADSGSFTQAAQTLCLTQSAVSRKIQQLEAHFGVALFARTSRNVRMTGEGEQVLASARSILEQLKVLEDRISPQKRPFRIRMHVSLAVRWLLPKLSDFYLQHPDIALSIETVATEIVEPASDSDAYILYLARPSNDPACMALFDEALVPVCAPGLGPLTSMEQLVHFALLHRSADQQAWIDWLAANGGKSLQAYRHIPFNLDELALDAAARGLGVAVTDMTLAAESIQRGVLIVPFGEPFKTGGNYSLCLQPSANSHPACSEVLQWFARQAE; encoded by the coding sequence ATGGATAAAATCCGTCACGTACCCTCGCTCCAGGGATTGCAGGCGCTGGTCGAGGTTGCAGACTCGGGCAGCTTCACTCAGGCCGCGCAAACCCTGTGCCTGACTCAAAGTGCTGTCAGCCGCAAGATTCAGCAACTTGAAGCGCATTTCGGTGTTGCACTGTTTGCCCGTACCAGCCGCAACGTGCGCATGACAGGGGAAGGGGAGCAGGTACTGGCCAGTGCCCGCAGTATTCTTGAGCAATTGAAAGTGCTCGAAGACCGGATTTCGCCGCAAAAACGGCCCTTTCGAATTCGCATGCATGTTTCGCTGGCCGTTCGCTGGTTACTGCCAAAGCTGAGCGACTTTTACCTGCAGCATCCGGATATCGCCTTGTCGATTGAGACGGTCGCGACCGAAATTGTCGAACCGGCCAGTGACAGTGACGCCTATATCCTTTATCTGGCACGGCCTTCGAACGATCCGGCCTGTATGGCGCTCTTTGACGAAGCACTGGTGCCAGTGTGTGCGCCGGGTCTGGGCCCGCTGACGTCGATGGAGCAGCTTGTGCACTTTGCGCTGTTGCATCGCTCGGCCGACCAGCAAGCCTGGATTGACTGGCTGGCAGCGAACGGAGGCAAATCGCTGCAGGCCTACAGGCATATTCCGTTCAATCTCGACGAGCTGGCACTGGATGCCGCAGCGCGGGGCCTGGGTGTGGCGGTGACCGACATGACCCTGGCGGCAGAGTCCATTCAGCGCGGGGTGTTGATTGTCCCGTTCGGCGAGCCGTTCAAGACCGGTGGCAACTATTCGCTGTGCCTGCAGCCATCGGCGAACTCCCATCCGGCGTGTTCCGAAGTGCTGCAATGGTTTGCCCGACAGGCCGAGTGA
- a CDS encoding FAD-binding oxidoreductase: MKNECGWIALAGSSPCRDHLKGSEKADWLIIGAGITGLSAAHSLAELHPEARIVIVDRQRAAQGASARNSGYAVAHENPGDDELIGKSGFAGFAVDSSIGQAAGEEVRMRIARHGIECEYRDSGYYFAVNDPRKLNHVEAKLNTLSAVGASAQFLEGAQLAQKLGTRHYQAAIWCGNGNALLQPAKYVKGLLDSLPANVTLFENTEITGLERLSGGRIRAAGTQGSIETTQVLVCLNAFIPRAGIDNSATFPMELSASLTRPLTDTEYQAIGSVEPWGVLSTRPLGATVRLTPDRRVMIRNTAEYRPRDLSDSDLIQRRKHHVLGLQRRFPGLGEQDIHYTWTGHLSATRSGQPYFAKVEEGVYAVAGCNGSGVARGTLWGRLLAEMASGASSALLQSVMDRAQPGWLPPRPFFDIGAVLRMRMEAVRAKTEI, translated from the coding sequence GTGAAAAATGAATGTGGCTGGATTGCGCTCGCAGGAAGCTCCCCTTGCCGTGATCACCTCAAAGGCTCAGAGAAAGCCGACTGGCTCATTATCGGTGCCGGCATCACCGGCCTGAGTGCGGCCCATTCACTGGCTGAACTGCACCCAGAGGCACGCATCGTGATTGTCGACAGGCAACGGGCGGCCCAGGGCGCTTCGGCGCGTAACTCCGGATATGCCGTGGCCCACGAAAATCCGGGCGACGATGAGCTGATCGGCAAAAGCGGGTTTGCTGGGTTTGCAGTGGACTCATCCATTGGCCAGGCAGCGGGTGAAGAAGTGCGCATGCGCATTGCACGCCACGGCATCGAGTGCGAGTACCGGGACTCGGGCTACTACTTCGCCGTCAACGACCCGCGCAAGCTGAACCATGTCGAAGCCAAACTCAACACCCTGAGCGCTGTGGGCGCGTCTGCGCAGTTTCTGGAAGGCGCGCAACTGGCACAAAAACTCGGCACCCGGCATTACCAGGCCGCGATCTGGTGCGGCAATGGCAATGCCTTGCTGCAGCCCGCCAAGTACGTGAAAGGCCTGCTGGATTCATTGCCGGCCAATGTCACCCTGTTTGAAAACACCGAGATCACCGGTCTTGAGCGCCTCAGTGGCGGTCGGATTCGAGCCGCAGGCACCCAGGGCAGCATCGAGACTACCCAGGTGCTGGTGTGCCTGAATGCATTTATCCCCCGAGCCGGAATCGACAACAGCGCGACCTTCCCGATGGAACTGAGCGCCAGCCTGACCCGCCCGCTGACGGACACGGAATACCAGGCCATCGGCAGTGTTGAGCCTTGGGGCGTGCTGTCGACCCGTCCGTTGGGTGCCACGGTACGACTGACCCCGGATCGCCGGGTGATGATCCGCAACACGGCGGAATACCGGCCCCGGGATTTATCCGACAGTGATCTGATTCAGCGTCGCAAGCACCACGTACTGGGCCTGCAGCGTCGCTTCCCCGGACTCGGCGAGCAAGACATTCACTACACCTGGACCGGCCACCTGAGCGCTACGCGCAGCGGCCAGCCTTACTTTGCCAAGGTTGAAGAAGGGGTTTATGCCGTGGCCGGATGCAATGGCTCCGGCGTTGCCCGCGGCACTCTGTGGGGGCGCCTGCTCGCCGAAATGGCATCTGGCGCCAGCTCTGCGCTGCTGCAGTCGGTCATGGACAGAGCCCAGCCAGGCTGGCTTCCACCCCGCCCGTTCTTCGATATCGGTGCAGTGCTGCGAATGCGCATGGAAGCGGTCAGGGCCAAAACAGAAATCTGA
- a CDS encoding polyamine ABC transporter substrate-binding protein, whose translation MHINSVSLAVMLAAFSTASLADESVNISNWNGYIADDTLTTFTKETGIKATYDIHDSNEVLESKLMTGNTGYDVVSPSNHFLSRLIKAGAIQKLDRSQLPNWKNLDPVLMKKLEVNDPGNQYGYPYMWGTAGIGYNVEKIKAIFGTTDVTQSWSLFFDENNIKKLSQCGVAIIDNPTQVLPITLNYLGLPHHSHEPDDYKKAEQALLKIRPYVQYFHASKYISDLANGNICAVIGFNGDVVQAAASAKEARNGINIAYSIPKEGSTLWLDMVVMPKSAPHEKNAYTYMNYLLAPQVIANISNQIHYANPNQAADAYLSPDVKQDPAIYPSKEVIDTLFTVEDLPAKVARLTTRLWTKLKTNT comes from the coding sequence ATGCACATCAACTCGGTTTCCCTTGCGGTCATGCTTGCAGCGTTTTCCACAGCCAGCCTGGCGGACGAGAGCGTCAATATTTCCAACTGGAACGGCTATATCGCCGACGACACCCTGACCACCTTCACCAAGGAAACAGGGATCAAGGCAACGTACGACATTCACGACAGCAACGAAGTCCTGGAATCCAAGTTGATGACCGGCAATACCGGTTATGACGTGGTCAGCCCTTCGAACCATTTCCTGTCTCGCCTGATCAAGGCCGGTGCCATCCAGAAACTGGACCGCAGCCAGCTGCCCAACTGGAAAAACCTTGATCCGGTCTTGATGAAAAAGCTTGAAGTCAACGACCCCGGCAACCAGTACGGCTACCCCTACATGTGGGGAACGGCGGGGATTGGCTACAACGTCGAGAAGATCAAGGCCATTTTCGGCACGACCGATGTCACCCAGTCCTGGAGCCTGTTTTTTGATGAAAACAACATCAAAAAACTCAGCCAGTGCGGGGTCGCAATCATCGACAACCCGACGCAAGTGCTGCCCATCACCCTCAACTACCTGGGCTTGCCACACCACAGCCACGAGCCGGACGATTACAAGAAAGCCGAGCAGGCGCTGTTGAAAATCCGGCCCTATGTTCAGTACTTCCACGCATCCAAATACATCAGCGATCTGGCAAACGGCAATATCTGTGCGGTGATCGGCTTCAACGGTGACGTGGTGCAGGCAGCGGCCAGCGCCAAGGAAGCCAGGAACGGAATCAATATTGCGTACTCGATTCCAAAGGAAGGCTCCACATTGTGGCTCGACATGGTGGTCATGCCCAAAAGCGCGCCCCATGAGAAGAATGCCTACACCTACATGAACTACCTGCTGGCCCCGCAAGTGATTGCCAATATCAGCAACCAGATCCACTACGCCAACCCTAATCAGGCGGCGGATGCGTACTTGTCGCCAGACGTGAAACAGGACCCGGCGATCTACCCGTCCAAGGAAGTGATCGACACCCTGTTCACCGTAGAAGACCTGCCGGCCAAGGTTGCCCGCTTGACCACCCGCCTGTGGACCAAGCTTAAAACCAACACTTGA
- the xerC gene encoding tyrosine-type recombinase/integrase, with the protein MDPAVTLVSAIELNQVQTPVALYLQRLAPSSRQTMRYVLQEAADRLGAEDVAIDEFPWHHLQPGHITALVAALREDGYAPNTSSLYVNAIRGVMNQAWQQSLITQDHLLKIRAVKAGGGSRLVKGRNLRRNLIRELMDVCAADPRPQGLRDAAIIAILYGSGMRKSESVNMDLCQVDVEQRSLQVLGKGNKELIKFAPAWAFEKLEAWLAFRRAQLPDGVSDDTFLFNRIRRGNHITRERITKHAIYYIAKQRGKQVGVDIMPHDFRRSFITRVIEEYDVSIAQKLAHHANIATTVSYDVRDDNERRNVTDRFLL; encoded by the coding sequence ATTGACCCTGCAGTAACCCTGGTATCAGCCATTGAGTTAAATCAGGTTCAAACACCTGTGGCGCTTTATCTTCAGCGTCTTGCTCCCTCCAGCCGGCAAACCATGCGCTATGTCTTGCAGGAGGCTGCAGATCGGCTGGGCGCTGAAGACGTGGCGATTGACGAATTCCCCTGGCATCACTTGCAACCCGGGCATATCACCGCACTGGTGGCTGCATTGCGCGAGGACGGCTACGCGCCCAATACCTCATCCCTGTACGTCAATGCCATTCGCGGCGTCATGAATCAGGCCTGGCAGCAGAGCCTGATTACCCAGGATCATTTGTTGAAGATTCGTGCCGTGAAGGCGGGAGGCGGCTCGCGCCTGGTCAAGGGGCGCAACCTGCGACGCAACCTGATCCGCGAACTGATGGATGTCTGTGCGGCAGATCCGCGTCCGCAAGGGCTCAGGGATGCTGCGATCATTGCGATTCTGTACGGCTCGGGGATGCGCAAGTCGGAGTCGGTGAACATGGACCTTTGTCAGGTCGATGTGGAGCAGCGCAGCTTGCAGGTATTGGGCAAAGGCAACAAGGAACTGATCAAGTTCGCTCCGGCCTGGGCCTTTGAAAAGCTTGAGGCGTGGCTGGCGTTTCGTAGGGCCCAGCTGCCGGATGGCGTGAGCGATGACACGTTTCTGTTCAATCGCATCCGCCGCGGCAATCACATCACCCGCGAGCGCATTACCAAGCATGCGATTTACTACATTGCCAAGCAGCGGGGCAAGCAAGTGGGGGTAGACATCATGCCCCACGACTTTCGCCGTTCGTTCATTACCCGCGTGATTGAAGAATACGACGTATCCATCGCACAAAAACTGGCCCACCACGCCAACATTGCCACCACCGTTAGCTATGACGTGCGAGATGACAATGAGCGGCGCAATGTGACAGACCGGTTTTTGTTGTAG
- a CDS encoding LysE family translocator, whose protein sequence is MATQLTLVSFSYFLVFCATMTFSPGPMTLLLMGFGMQEGLKRSMPVQLGASAAYLVSILIFAVGFAELIKGNPLISRALQYIGVAYLLYLAWRQWNSNGLALDRTATLDSGFKGRFGKGLLTGFSNPKTIVMFSAVFPQFAGQGSATRAQDLIVLGLAFLLLQFASGCLYCYFGQRIRRVLQSPSRQVLLQRATAVMLLGVALMLARGI, encoded by the coding sequence ATGGCCACACAACTCACACTTGTTTCCTTTTCTTATTTTCTGGTGTTCTGCGCCACCATGACCTTCAGTCCTGGCCCCATGACCCTGTTGCTGATGGGGTTTGGCATGCAGGAAGGCTTGAAGCGTTCAATGCCGGTGCAGCTGGGCGCCAGTGCGGCGTATCTGGTGTCGATCCTGATTTTTGCCGTCGGGTTTGCCGAGTTGATCAAAGGCAATCCACTGATCAGCCGTGCACTTCAATACATCGGAGTGGCGTACTTGCTGTATCTGGCCTGGCGGCAATGGAACAGCAACGGGCTGGCGCTGGATCGCACGGCAACCCTGGACAGCGGCTTCAAGGGCCGATTTGGCAAGGGCTTGCTCACCGGCTTCTCAAACCCGAAAACTATCGTCATGTTCAGCGCAGTGTTCCCGCAGTTTGCCGGGCAGGGCAGTGCCACTCGGGCCCAGGACCTGATCGTGCTGGGGCTGGCGTTTTTGCTGTTGCAGTTCGCCAGCGGCTGCTTGTATTGCTACTTTGGTCAGCGGATTCGCCGTGTGCTGCAAAGCCCGTCGCGGCAGGTGTTGTTGCAAAGGGCAACGGCAGTGATGCTCTTGGGTGTGGCCCTGATGCTGGCGCGGGGGATTTGA
- a CDS encoding PLP-dependent aminotransferase family protein, with protein sequence MHLPSVSFQPGIPKVQQIVDALGQAIDQGQFSPGSKLPSARLMTQHWGVSKFTLIEALDRLRGQGRITSSQGLGYFVASKAPVARRAIGLDLLPQDLSSVLRRSLTGASGALRPGSGHLPESWLESSALRASVRQLSRSPTLRLTGYGDPAGYLPLRQALQQKLLGQGLDVGIEQIITTANTVLALDMLLRLRVRPGDTVLLDMPCYFNFHANLALHGVRVVTLERTVQGLDLQALENLFIQHRPTLYLTTGLLHNPTGHSFTPSQAYGLLELAKRHDCSIIEDDLYGDLHPEPPPRLVALAGVEQVTYLSGFSKTLSANLRVSFVVATPQMAAELTHMKLMCGGITSEMLEQVVCSMLNDGTYHKHRKRVVQGLLVSGARVAAWLRGLGFTLSVPYTGGMFIWVTLPAGLDAETLAQQALARDLVLAPGILFGFDPRLRRCMRFNVAHTDTPAVMAAFEALLASAT encoded by the coding sequence ATGCACTTACCCAGCGTTTCGTTCCAGCCCGGCATTCCCAAGGTCCAGCAGATTGTTGATGCGCTGGGCCAGGCCATCGATCAGGGTCAGTTCAGCCCCGGCAGTAAACTGCCCTCAGCGCGGCTGATGACCCAACACTGGGGTGTCAGCAAGTTCACCCTGATTGAGGCGCTGGATCGCTTGCGCGGCCAAGGCCGGATTACCTCCAGTCAGGGGCTGGGCTATTTCGTGGCGTCGAAAGCACCTGTGGCCAGACGCGCCATTGGCCTTGACCTGTTGCCACAGGATTTGAGCAGCGTCCTGCGCCGCTCCCTGACCGGCGCCAGCGGTGCCCTGCGCCCGGGAAGCGGGCATCTGCCTGAAAGCTGGCTGGAGTCCAGTGCCCTGCGCGCCAGCGTGCGCCAGCTCAGCCGCTCGCCAACCTTGCGCCTGACCGGCTATGGCGATCCGGCGGGGTATCTGCCATTGCGCCAGGCTTTGCAGCAGAAGCTGTTGGGCCAAGGCCTGGATGTGGGTATCGAACAGATCATCACGACCGCCAATACCGTGCTGGCACTGGACATGCTGCTGCGCCTGCGCGTGCGGCCCGGCGATACGGTGCTGCTGGACATGCCCTGCTATTTCAATTTTCACGCCAATCTGGCCTTGCACGGCGTGCGCGTAGTGACGCTGGAACGCACCGTCCAAGGGCTTGACCTGCAAGCCCTGGAAAATCTGTTCATCCAGCACCGCCCCACGCTTTACCTGACCACGGGGCTGCTGCACAACCCGACCGGCCACTCCTTTACGCCGAGCCAGGCTTACGGCCTGCTGGAACTTGCCAAGCGCCATGACTGCTCAATTATCGAAGACGACCTCTATGGCGACTTGCACCCCGAACCGCCTCCGCGACTGGTGGCTCTGGCAGGCGTAGAGCAAGTGACCTACCTGAGCGGCTTTTCGAAAACCCTCAGTGCCAACTTGCGGGTGAGCTTTGTGGTGGCCACCCCCCAAATGGCCGCCGAGTTGACCCACATGAAGCTGATGTGCGGCGGGATCACTTCGGAAATGCTCGAACAGGTGGTGTGCTCGATGCTCAATGACGGCACTTATCACAAGCACCGCAAGCGCGTGGTGCAAGGCCTGCTGGTCAGCGGTGCACGCGTGGCTGCATGGCTGCGGGGGCTGGGCTTCACATTGAGCGTGCCCTATACGGGCGGCATGTTTATCTGGGTCACGCTGCCTGCCGGACTGGATGCAGAAACACTGGCGCAGCAGGCGCTTGCCCGTGATCTGGTACTCGCCCCCGGCATACTGTTCGGTTTCGACCCCCGGTTGCGCCGCTGCATGCGCTTCAACGTCGCCCATACCGATACGCCCGCTGTCATGGCCGCCTTTGAGGCTTTACTGGCTAGCGCAACCTGA
- a CDS encoding response regulator, with protein MTTQTRSVVYVVDDDQGMLDSTVWLLESVGLNALAFTSGQAFLQACDPSLSACVVLDVRMPAMGGLNVQQALQERGIKMPVIFVSGHADVPIVVRAFKAGAHDFIEKPYNQQLLLDSVQQALSGGNARQTATLEQTQLEARLDSLTPRERDVLLPLVKGYTTREIAEQLAVSVKTIDLYRSRVMKRMQARHLPDLVGMAIAAGLVDPLRLR; from the coding sequence ATGACAACCCAAACCCGGTCTGTGGTGTACGTGGTGGATGACGATCAGGGCATGCTTGACTCGACCGTCTGGCTACTGGAGTCCGTGGGACTGAATGCGCTGGCGTTCACCAGTGGGCAAGCGTTTCTGCAAGCGTGCGATCCATCGCTCAGCGCCTGTGTGGTGCTGGATGTCCGCATGCCGGCAATGGGTGGCCTTAACGTGCAACAAGCGCTTCAGGAGCGCGGGATCAAGATGCCGGTGATTTTTGTCAGTGGCCACGCCGATGTGCCGATCGTGGTACGTGCTTTCAAGGCGGGCGCCCATGATTTCATCGAAAAGCCCTATAACCAGCAGTTGCTGCTCGATAGCGTGCAGCAGGCCCTCAGCGGCGGCAACGCACGGCAAACGGCAACCCTGGAGCAGACGCAGCTGGAGGCGCGACTGGACAGCCTGACGCCCCGTGAGCGGGATGTGCTCCTGCCCTTGGTCAAGGGCTACACCACCCGTGAAATTGCCGAGCAACTGGCGGTAAGCGTCAAGACCATCGACCTGTATCGCTCCCGGGTGATGAAGCGTATGCAGGCCCGACATTTGCCGGATCTGGTGGGCATGGCCATCGCAGCCGGTTTGGTCGATCCGCTCAGGTTGCGCTAG
- a CDS encoding PAS domain S-box protein produces MPPTLLPHDPQPTVVLDADGLPLTANRALTGLLKGALLSSVSNLLPGNLPELVRACLQQDRAIEQVEAQWDQQVWLWTLIPDPDSQCVVARGREASTELLAGREAAKARRLYRLITENTTDLISRHTPDGRFLDASPASWTLLGYWPETLRGTRAQRLFHAHDLKLALRQARDALQLDGYHTMTYRIRHHGGHYLWFETASRAIRETYTGAVVEVVSVSRDITARIQAEENKRRLADVVEANPDPVLFIDPAGGVSYLNPAARRILGLLPAQGMPSLAAFLTAHTLAMLESSGWSSAEQQGLWSTETRLQPLNGEPSVPVSLLLLAHRSTAGERFFSLVARDMRERELREAQQRHHQDEMAHTTRLITLGELASGIAHEINQPLAAVVNYANASQRYLQTLGSNPEAVARVAQGLERINLHANHASEVIKRLRSFLRKGRRNLQALDVSEVARQAVSLCAWEARERNVDIEQQLPDNLGRVYVDRVLLEQVLLNLLRNAIDANSEQHPGQASRITLQAQTVAGGVLQISVQDQGPGVSAGQLEQLFTPFYTSKVDGLGLGLSMSRSIIEGFGGELDARPQPDGLLMCCSLPLMASLKPTREAT; encoded by the coding sequence ATGCCGCCAACCCTGCTGCCCCATGATCCCCAACCCACTGTAGTGCTTGACGCAGACGGCTTGCCGCTGACGGCGAACCGGGCGTTGACCGGCCTGCTGAAGGGCGCGTTGCTGAGCAGCGTGAGTAACCTGTTGCCTGGCAATCTGCCCGAACTGGTTCGGGCCTGCCTGCAACAGGACAGGGCCATAGAGCAGGTAGAAGCACAATGGGATCAACAGGTATGGCTCTGGACACTGATTCCCGATCCCGATAGCCAGTGTGTCGTGGCCCGAGGTCGCGAGGCGAGTACAGAATTGCTGGCGGGGCGTGAAGCGGCCAAGGCCAGGCGCCTTTACCGGCTGATTACCGAAAACACCACTGATCTGATCTCGCGTCACACCCCGGACGGGCGCTTCCTGGATGCCTCCCCGGCGTCCTGGACCCTGCTCGGTTACTGGCCCGAGACACTGCGCGGCACCCGGGCCCAGCGCCTGTTCCATGCTCACGATCTCAAGCTGGCGCTGCGTCAGGCCCGGGATGCCCTGCAACTCGATGGCTATCACACCATGACTTATCGCATTCGCCATCACGGGGGGCATTACCTGTGGTTTGAAACCGCAAGCCGGGCAATCCGTGAAACGTATACCGGGGCGGTGGTTGAGGTGGTCAGTGTGTCGCGGGATATCACTGCCCGTATCCAGGCTGAAGAGAACAAGCGGCGGCTGGCCGATGTGGTGGAGGCCAACCCTGACCCTGTGCTGTTTATCGACCCCGCGGGCGGAGTGTCTTATCTCAATCCGGCGGCCCGGCGCATCCTCGGCCTGTTGCCCGCACAGGGCATGCCTTCATTGGCCGCGTTTCTGACGGCTCACACCCTGGCGATGCTGGAGTCCAGTGGCTGGAGCAGTGCCGAGCAGCAGGGTCTATGGAGTACTGAAACCCGTCTGCAGCCTTTGAATGGCGAGCCTTCGGTGCCTGTGTCGCTATTGCTGCTGGCCCATCGATCGACCGCAGGCGAACGGTTTTTCTCTCTGGTTGCCCGGGATATGCGCGAGCGTGAGTTGCGCGAAGCCCAGCAGCGTCATCATCAGGACGAGATGGCCCACACGACACGGTTGATCACCCTCGGTGAGCTGGCGTCAGGCATCGCCCATGAAATCAACCAACCCCTGGCGGCCGTGGTCAATTACGCCAACGCCAGCCAGCGTTACCTGCAGACCCTGGGCAGCAATCCTGAGGCTGTAGCGCGTGTGGCCCAGGGGCTGGAGCGGATCAATCTGCATGCCAACCATGCCTCTGAAGTGATCAAGCGTCTGCGCAGTTTTCTGCGCAAGGGGCGACGTAACCTGCAAGCGCTGGATGTCAGCGAGGTGGCGCGTCAGGCCGTGAGTCTATGTGCCTGGGAGGCCCGGGAACGTAATGTGGACATCGAGCAGCAATTACCGGACAACCTCGGGCGGGTATACGTCGATCGTGTGCTTCTGGAGCAAGTGCTGCTCAACCTGTTGCGCAATGCCATAGACGCCAACAGCGAGCAGCATCCCGGCCAGGCTTCGCGCATTACCCTGCAGGCGCAGACCGTCGCGGGCGGGGTACTGCAGATCAGCGTGCAGGATCAGGGGCCGGGTGTCAGTGCCGGGCAGCTTGAACAACTGTTTACGCCGTTTTACACCAGCAAGGTAGATGGGCTGGGACTGGGGCTGTCGATGAGTCGCAGCATCATTGAAGGCTTCGGCGGTGAACTCGACGCCCGGCCACAACCCGACGGCTTATTGATGTGCTGCAGCTTGCCGTTGATGGCATCACTCAAACCAACAAGAGAGGCAACATGA